TCCGTCCCTGACGGATTCAACGAATTATGAAATATCCGAGGGCGGGGACATTGGCCGTCAGGTATCTGTAGAAGTGGAGAATAAAGCGTTCAATGCCTTGTTGTATAAACCTTATTTATTGCTTCAATATGGAACCACGGATGAAGAAGCCATTAATGCCGAAGGCAGTTTGAACGGAGAAAAGACACGTATTAACGAATATTTAGAAGCTAATCCTGCTACCGAAGAAGGAATGGAATTAAGAAAAGATATAGCACAACGTGAATTCAATACATTGGAAAACGAAAATATCTTTGCAGGTAATGCGTTTAAAATTTCTGCTTATATTATGGGGACGATTTTTTCAACGGTTATCCAAGCGATTGTGTTCTTTTTCTTAGCTTTAATGCGAATCATGTTGCAGTTTGCCTTTGTTTTTGTATTGTTGTTACTGCCTTTTATCCTCTTTGTGAGTATTTTCCCGACCTTTGAAGGTCTGGTAGGACAGTATTTAAAAGGTAGTTTCATGCTGATCATCTATAAAGCAATTACTGTGTTTCTTGTGTTGGTTTCGACAAGCTTCATTACATTGAGTTATGAAATGGTGAACATGTCCGATGATATTTATTATCGCATTTTCATTCAAACGATCTTTAGTGTTTCCATCATCTTTATGTACATGAAACGTCAATTCCTTATTGATATGTTAAACGGTGCTTCTCCTTCCCTTGCAGGTATGGGCGCAGGAGAAGGCATGGGAAGACAAAGCATTCGACGTTATCAGAAAGGCAAAGAACAAACTAAAAAAGGTGCAAAGAAAGCATGGAATGGAATGAAGAAAGGCGGAAAAGTTGATAAAAAAGGGGTTGTAGGCACAGGAAAAGCATCCAAATCGATTGCTCAAAGATCCTCGTCAGGACGTAATGCTTCAGCTAAGACCGGTCGAGTTGGTCAAAATTCGGGTGGGAAAATGGAACAAGCCAAAGATTACATTAAACATGTCCAAAATGGCGAAATTCCTAACCATGAAAGTCCCTATCATGACA
Above is a genomic segment from Halobacillus ihumii containing:
- a CDS encoding CD3337/EF1877 family mobilome membrane protein, translating into MKKKVSFLLLFTLLLVFLPSTEEIVFAEVDEVQRESQEYGESRYDLMTYANDSWYEWVDKTGTSAVSSIKNFLWQINIVITQITLMIIYQMFSLDIVELTKDSILEIASGTAGSLVTNLGMFAFAIACFGIVIRAYLQQNWQAFFKIVSLVVVSMALLFSISSEKFNYVDLAHGVSVSFENAIMKVNPSLTDSTNYEISEGGDIGRQVSVEVENKAFNALLYKPYLLLQYGTTDEEAINAEGSLNGEKTRINEYLEANPATEEGMELRKDIAQREFNTLENENIFAGNAFKISAYIMGTIFSTVIQAIVFFFLALMRIMLQFAFVFVLLLLPFILFVSIFPTFEGLVGQYLKGSFMLIIYKAITVFLVLVSTSFITLSYEMVNMSDDIYYRIFIQTIFSVSIIFMYMKRQFLIDMLNGASPSLAGMGAGEGMGRQSIRRYQKGKEQTKKGAKKAWNGMKKGGKVDKKGVVGTGKASKSIAQRSSSGRNASAKTGRVGQNSGGKMEQAKDYIKHVQNGEIPNHESPYHDNSQQTDQPLKGNVTPIHQSNEKSMRNPRVAKQNLQDSSQLQAVSSSKQKKPEQKNKRHSNGRKPKNTQSSNLKSNQDQPASVKNKNYGSSSGRNPYQQNQPKQKQQNDEANDSSRKEPKQAKNKNNQGRLNRDGMLNRQSYLHDNNRQ